A portion of the Ascaphus truei isolate aAscTru1 chromosome 14, aAscTru1.hap1, whole genome shotgun sequence genome contains these proteins:
- the ARL2 gene encoding ADP-ribosylation factor-like protein 2, with amino-acid sequence MGLLTILKKMKQKEREVRLLMLGLDNAGKTTILKKFNGEDINTISPTLGFNIKTLEHRGFKLNMWDVGGQKSLRSYWRNYFESTDGLIWVVDSADRTRLQDCGQELAGLLLEERLSGATLLVFANKQDLPGALSKDAIREALELDNIKTHHWCIQGCSAVTGENLLTGIDWLLDDISSRIFTAD; translated from the exons ATGGGGCTCCTCACCATCCTGAAGAAAATGAAACAGAAGGAGCGGGAAGTTCGGCTCCTCATGCT AGGTTTAGATAACGCTGGCAAAACCACCATCCTGAAGAAATTTAACGGTGAGGACATCAACACCATATCCCCCACACTGGGCTTCAACATCAAGACCTTGGAGCACAGGGG gTTCAAGTTGAATATGTGGGATGTGGGAGGCCAGAAGTCCCTGCGCTCATACTGGAGGAATTACTTTGAGAGCACCGACGGTCTCATCTGGGTGGTGGACAGCGCTGACCGTACACGGCTGCAAGACTGCGGGCAGGAGCTGGCGGGGCTGCTGTTGGAAGAG CGATTGTCTGGAGCAACTTTGCTGGTATTTGCCAACAAACAAGATTTGCCCGGAGCCCTTTCTAAAGATGCCATACGAGAG gCACTGGAATTGGATAATATTAAGACTCATCACTGGTGTATACAAGGCTGCAGTGCTGTAACTGGGGAGAATCTCCTAACTGGGATAGACTGGTTATTAGATGATATTTCCAGTCGCATCTTTACGGCCGACTGA